In Physeter macrocephalus isolate SW-GA unplaced genomic scaffold, ASM283717v5 random_733, whole genome shotgun sequence, one DNA window encodes the following:
- the SNRNP25 gene encoding U11/U12 small nuclear ribonucleoprotein 25 kDa protein: MVVQDPLLCDLPIQVTLEEVNSQIALEYGQAMTVRVCKMDGEVMPVVVVQNATVLDLKKAIQRYVQLRQEREGGIQHISWSYVWRTYHLTSAGEKLAEDQKKLRDYGIRNRDEVSFIKKLRQK; the protein is encoded by the exons ATGGTGGTACAGGACCCGCTGCTCTGCGACCTTCCGATCCAG GTTACTTTGGAAGAGGTCAATTCCCAAATAGCACTAGAATACGGCCAAGCAATGACAGTCCGAGTGTGCAAGATGGATGGAGAAGTTATGC CTGTGGTTGTAGTCCAGAACGCCACGGTCCTGGACCTGAAGAAGGCCATCCAGAGATACGTGCAGCTCAGGCAGGAGCGCGAAGGGGGCATTCAGCACATCAGCTG GTCCTATGTGTGGAGGACGTACCACCTGACCTCTGCAGGAGAGAAGCTTGCAGAGGACCAGAAGAAGCTCCGAGA TTATGGTATCCGGAATCGGGATGAGGTGTCCTTCATCAAAAAGCTGAGACAAAAGTGA
- the POLR3K gene encoding DNA-directed RNA polymerase III subunit RPC10 produces MLLFCPGCGNGLIVEEGQRCHRFACNTCPYVHNVTRKVTNRKYPKLKEVDDVLGGAAAWENVDSTAEPCPKCEHPRAYFMQLQTRSADEPMTTFYKCCNAQCGHRWRD; encoded by the exons ATGCTGCTTTTCTGCCCGGGCTGCGGGAACGGGCTGATCGTGGAGGAGGGGCAGCGCTGCCACCGCTTCGCTTGCAACACCTGCCCCTACGTGCACAACGTCACCCGCAAG GTAACAAATCGGAAGTATCCAAAGCTGAAAGAAGTGGATGATGTGCTCGGTGGAGCAGCTGCCTGGGAGAATGTTGACTCTACTGCAG AGCCGTGTCCCAAATGCGAACACCCTCGTGCCTATTTCATGCAGCTTCAGACCCGCTCTGCAGACGAGCCCATGACCACCTTCTACAAGTGCTGCAATGCTCAGTGTGGACATCGCTGGCGGGACTAG